The Triticum aestivum cultivar Chinese Spring chromosome 7B, IWGSC CS RefSeq v2.1, whole genome shotgun sequence genome window below encodes:
- the LOC100873116 gene encoding uncharacterized protein: MAARSDDPDVSPESSSPAAAAGGEIWGTLEELLLACAVSRHGTASWESVALEVQSRSPSAAARLTPTSCRLRFRLLHRRFAAVADEDGGGEPDPNAAVSDAWVDELRKLRVAELRREVERYDLSIGSLQSKVKRLKEERERSLSGETTPAFKDERETGNESPEEAGGENGLSGEASARSCKESNSSDLKPPPGHDSGGAAADGDAEAKDEPAAGDMAAKDEASGESVAGSKEADAVKESSDVQSSASPSRKRRRRLRKVGGGDLASTSAPVPLPAAEAEPLLAFLESVRTSKSGAVFERRLESQESGKYKGTIRRHVDLEMIGSRLESGGAAGGPDSACYASASEFFRDLLLLCANALVFFPRGSPEHAAATRTRALVSKRISATLQRDGLETVGKAAALVGGGSSAGGAKKAKADAEVAGSLLEKAAPIIVCRKRSSIAKAAAANKEKVEKEDTDEDEEFDEGKKKGNAKDKARGMRTNKGRAPVRNAAPNQKTGKALEGAAADERTKKSDKMGGSGSGGKAAAAAAAAGGVIKKRNAVDFLKRMKQNSVPSTERVSLLETLKLSATEQKKAAKADGRKEPGSSSGSKKAAETASGGRRSVGRPPKRAAAPPTPPPSKRVKDDRPTRKRGKK; this comes from the exons atggcggCCAGATCGGACGATCCCGATGTCTCGCCGGAgtcgtcgtcgccggcggcggcggccggcggcgagatCTGGGGGACTCTCGAGGAGCTGCTGCTGGCGTGCGCCGTGAGTCGCCACGGCACCGCGAGCTGGGAGTCGGTGGCGTTGGAGGTGCAGTCGCGCAGTCCCTCCGCCGCCGCGCGGCTCACGCCCACCAGCTGCCGCCTCCGTTTCCGCCTCCTTCACCGTCGGTTCGCCGCCGTCGCCGACGAGGACGGAGGCGGGGAACCTGACCCAAACGCCGCCGTCTCCGACGCGTGGGTGGATGAGCTCAGGAAGTTGCGGGTCGCCGAGCTCCGCCGCGAGGTCGAGCGATACGATCTCTCGATCGG GTCATTGCAATCAAAGGTGAAACGGCTGAAGGAGGAACGAGAGAGGAGCCTCTCCGGCGAGACCACGCCGGCGTTCAAGGATGAACGGGAGACAGGGAACGAGTCGCCAGAGGAGGCTGGCGGTGAGAACGGCCTCTCCGGCGAGGCTTCCGCCCGGTCATGCAAGGAGTCCAACTCCTCAGATCTGAAGCCACCGCCGGGGCACGACTCTGGCGGTGCCGCCGCCGACGGCGACGCGGAGGCGAAGGATGAGCCGGCCGCCGGCGATATGGCCGCGAAGGATGAGGCCTCCGGCGAGTCGGTGGCCGGGTCGAAGGAAGCCGACGCGGTGAAGGAGAGCAGCGACGTGCAGAGCTCGGCCAGCCCGTCCCGTAAACGGCGTCGCCGGCTGCGGAAGGTAGGCGGTGGCGACTTGGCTTCCACGTCGGCGCCCGTGCCCCTCCCCGCCGCGGAGGCCGAGCCGCTCCTCGCCTTCCTCGAGTCGGTCCGGACCAGCAAGTCCGGCGCCGTGTTCGAGCGGCGGCTCGAGAGCCAG GAGAGCGGCAAGTACAAGGGCACCATCAGGCGCCACGTGGACCTGGAGATGATCGGATCCAGGCTGGAATCCGGTGGGGCCGCGGGCGGGCCGGACAGCGCTTGCTACGCGTCGGCCTCCGAGTTCTTCCGCGACCTTCTGCTGCTATGCGCCAACGCTCTCGTCTTCTTCCCGCGTGGCTCGCCAGAGCACGCCGCTGCGACCAGGACTCGCGCGCTCGTCTCCAAGCGCATCTCCGCGACTCTCCAGAGGGACGGCCTCGAGACGGTGGGGAAAGCTGCTGCCCTGGTCGGCGGTGGCTCCTCGGCGGGcggcgccaagaaggccaaggcggaTGCTGAGGTCGCCGGTTCGCTCCTCGAGAAGGCCGCGCCGATCATTGTTTGCCGGAAGCGGAGCTCCATTGCGAAGGCTGCTGCTGCTAACAAGGAGAAAGTGGAGAAGGAGGACACGGATGAAGATGAGGAGTTCGACGAGGGAAAGAAGAAGGGAAACGCCAAGGACAAAGCCAGGGGTATGAGGACCAACAAGGGTCGGGCTCCTGTCAGGAACGCCGCTCCAAATCAGAAAACTGGGAAGGCTTTGGAGGGTGCCGCAGCTGACGAAAGGACGAAGAAATCTGACAAGATGGGTGGCAGCGGCAGCggtggcaaggcggcggcggcggcggcggcagcaggtgGCGTCATCAAGAAGCGGAATGCTGTGGACTTCCTGAAGCGGATGAAGCAGAACTCAGTGCCGTCAACGGAGAGAGTGTCGTTGCTAGAGACACTGAAACTCTCTGCGACAGAACAGAAGAAGGCTGCCAAGGCTGATGGCCGGAAAGAGCCGGGCAGCTCCTCGGGCTCCAAGAAGGCTGCCGAGACAGCGTCAGGAGGGAGGAGAAGCGTTGGCCGGCCGCCGAAACGGGCAGCTGCGCCTCCGACTCCTCCACCATCCAAGAGGGTGAAGGACGACCGGCCGACGAGGAAGCGCGGGAAAAAGTGA